In Fusarium oxysporum f. sp. lycopersici 4287 chromosome 4, whole genome shotgun sequence, a genomic segment contains:
- a CDS encoding 20S proteasome subunit alpha 6: MFRNNYDNDSVTFSPQGRIFQIEYAAEAVKQGSVVVGIASKTHAVLCAVKRNAEELSSYQKKLFTVDEHAGIAIAGLTSDARVLSNFMKQQCLGHRLTYGRAIPLRSLVDMIGEKAQMNTQMYGKRPYGVGLLVAGVDERGPHLFEFQPSGMTEEMLAFAIGARSQMARTYLERNIDEFADCSREELVKHGLKALKESLVQDKELTVENTSVGVVGINTKDGKKKVEPFKLYDGFEVQPWIESVGEGQGGAEEGDGEGMDVDS, encoded by the exons ATGTTCAGAAACAACTACGATAACGATTCCGTTACCTT CTCGCCCCAGGGCCGAATATTCCAGATTGAATATGCTGCTGAGGCAGTGAAGCAAGGTTCAGTTGTTGTCGGTATCGCCAGCAAGACCCATGCCGTTCTTTGTGCTGTCAAG CGAAACGCAGAGGAACTCTCATCctaccagaagaagctcttcactGTCGACGAACATGCTGGTATCGCCATCGCCGGTCTTACTTCCGATGCTCGCGTTCTCTCCAACTTCATGAAGCAGCAGTGTCTAGGACACCGACTCACCTACGGCCGTGCCATTCCCCTCCGATCCCTTGTCGACATGATCGGTGAGAAGGCCCAGATGAACACTCAAATGTACGGAAAGCGACCTTACGGTGTTGGTCTGCTAGTTGCCGGTGTTGACGAGCGCGGTCCCCACCTGTTCGAGTTCCAGCCCTCAGGCATGACAGAAGAGATGCTTGCTTTTGCCATTGGCGCGCGAAGCCAAATGGCTCGAACATACCTTGAGCGCAACATCGACGAGTTCGCCGACTGTTCAAGGGAGGAGTTGGTCAAGCACGGTCTTAAGGCTCTGAAGGAGAGTTTGGTTCAGGACAAGGAGCTTACAGTAGAGAACACATCAGTCGGCGTAGTGGGCATCAACACAAAGGacggcaagaagaaggtcgagCCCTTCAAGCTGTACGATGGATTCGAGGTACAGCCATGGATCGAGAGCGTTGGCGAGGGTCAAGGAGGCGCAGAGGAAGGCGACGGTGAGGGCATGGATGTGGACAGCTAA
- a CDS encoding elongator complex protein 5: protein MAPTSNVHARSHSLLLLQKLLNLRDGASPLTLVIDNLEQPARPVLSEFVSRAKIATTQVIFLSLVTLKKPQDADVFIKAAGRDLQTVRKDLLNHYPAFNPLLDKEKPTQRAVVIVDSLNALASAAPQSLASFLSSIITPAVSIVGTYHDDVPIVLPRSFSEYEPHPFTVLCHLATAILRLSSLYQEIERQKARNRSIQEPEWGLNEDREGVLVGLGEKGRDRNEDSNGVVINMELRRRSGRTVSEKFILSSKGLVTAPQPGKVCLLTDHPMFAAPTDSGETGEGEEEPESTFNLGLTEKQRKDREGIVLPYFDAQTDIGAGEGGRILYEMGREDDFDDEEDEI from the exons ATGGCACCAACCTCGAATGTCCATGCTCGATCGCACAGTCTGCTGCTCTTACAGAAACTCCTCAACCTTCGTGACGGCGCAAGCCCTCTTACTCTCGTGATCGACAATCTCGAACAACCTGCGCGACCAGTCCTTAGCGAATTTGTGTCAAGGGCAAAG ATTGCAACGACACAGGTTATCTTCCTCTCGCTGGTAACACTGAAGAAACCACAAGATGCAGATGTTTTCATAAAAGCTGCGGGGAGAGATCTTCAAACTGTGCGCAAAGACTTGTTGAATCATTATCCTGCTTTCAACCCTCTTTTGGACAAGGAAAAGCCCACTCAAA GGGCCGTTGTGATTGTCGACTCACTAAACGCCTTAGCATCTGCCGCTCCTCAATCCCTGGCAAGCTTTCTCTCAAGCATCATCACGCCAGCCGTCTCTATCGTCGGCACATACCATGATGATGTACCCATAGTACTTCCAAGGTCGTTCAGCGAGTATGAACCTCATCCCTTCACTGTACTATGCCACCTCGCTACTGCTATCCTGAGACTATCGAGTCTTTACCAAGAGATTGAGCGTCAGAAGGCTCGAAACAGGAGCATTCAGGAGCCAGAGTGGGGTCTGAACGAAGATCGTGAGGGTGTACTTGTCGGtcttggagagaagggcAGAGATCGGAATGAGGACAGCAATGGAGTTGTTATTAATATGGAACTACGACGACGAAGTGGAAGAACGGTTTCAGAAAAGTTTATTCTCAGCTCCAAGGGATTGGTTACAGCGCCGCAACCCGGCAAGGTGTGCTTGCTTACAGACCACCCAATGTTCGCAGCACCAACGGATAGTGGAGAGACCGGCGAAGGAGAGGAGGAACCTGAGAGTACATTCAATCTGGGGCTCACAGAGAAGCAACGAAAGGATCGAGAGGGTATTGTGTTGCCATACTTTGATGCGCAAACGGACATTGGtgcaggagaaggaggaagaattcTTTACGAAATGGGTAGAGAggatgactttgacgatgaggaagatgagataTAG
- a CDS encoding vesicle transporter SEC22, giving the protein MIYSTQISRLDGLMLCASVDDEQAESTLAETKQNVRQVLRKLTRNSESQASIETPNHTLHYLIDSDIVFLAICAPSYPRKLAFTYLADLAREFTTTYPASQVHSPALRPYAFMEFDTFISKTKTTYADSRASANLDKLNDELRDVTKVMTKNIEDLLYRGDSLERMGEISSRLRDDSKKYRRAAVRINWELLLKQYGPFAALGFIIIFFLYWRFF; this is encoded by the exons ATGATCTACTCTACGCAAATATCAAGGCTTGATG GCCTTATGCTCTGTGCCTCAGTCGATGATGAACAG GCCGAGTCCACCCTCGCAGAGACCAAGCAGAACGTGCGCCAGGTCCTCCGCAAGCTCACACGCAACTCCGAGTCCCAGGCCTCCATCGAGACCCCCAACCATACGCTGCACTACCTCATCGACTCGGATatcgtcttcctcgccatctgCGCTCCCTCGTACCCCCGGAAGCTTGCCTTTACCTACCTAGCCGACCTCGCACGCGAGTTCACAACCACCTACCCAGCATCTCAGGTCCACTCTCCTGCTCTGCGACCCTACGCTTTCATGGAGTTCGACACCTTCATCTCGAAGACAAAGACAACCTACGCCGATTCCCGAGCCTCGGCTAACCTCGATAAACTTAACGATGAGCTGCGCGATGTGACAAAGGTAATGACCAAGAACATTGAGGATTTACTCTACCGTGGAGATAGTCTGGAGCGCATGGGAGAGATCAGCTCGAGGCTGCGTGATGATAGCAAAAAGTATCGACGAGCTGCTGTGCGTATCAACTGGGAACTGCTTCTTAAGCAGTACGGACCCTTTGCGGCTCTTGggttcatcatcatctttttCCTGTATTGGCGGTTCTTTTAA